A single genomic interval of Flavihumibacter rivuli harbors:
- a CDS encoding M14 metallopeptidase family protein, with protein MKQLWLTALLFTSLTAGAQELNYYLPKDISYSASIPKPRDIIYHEVGEWHITHDRLVNYMKAIAAAAPDRVKLVTMGLSYEARPQVLLIITSKKNHENLEQIRQQHVQLTDPSKSGSLNIDNMPAVVWIGHSIHGNEPSGANAALLTAYHLAAAQGKQIEEILDNVVILFDPSFNPDGLQRFSTWVNQHKSKNLVTDPNSREFSEVWPGGRFNHYWFDLNRDWLPAVHVESQNRLQYFQDWKPNILTDHHEQGSNATFFFQPGVPSRVNPLTPEKNQELTGKIASYHAKALDKIGSLYFTKENYDDFYYGKGSTYPDVQGCIGILFEQASSRGHAQQTANGVLKFPFTIRNQFTTALSTLEAAVALRKELLSYQRDYFKMTAQEGSNAISKAWVIGDNNDQARTNIFIEMLLRHKIEVYELGSNLAADGQQFEKGKAYVIPSAQPQYRLLRGIFDKTLTYKDSLFYDITAWTMPLAYGLPYAELNAAKFTPAIKGAKVEQAKALRGEMVGAATNLAYIFEWDEMYAPKMLYELMENGISAKVATRPFEAVTANGNKTFDYGSIVVQVPLQKTEGEKLFNTIKAAAEKNGVRVYSLSSGMSASGVDLGSSKFTGVGKPTIAMLVGTGVSPLDAGEIWHMLDQRFNIPLTHLEIGTFNRVELNKYNTILMVSGNYNELNKDKLKTWVQNGGTLICFEDALQWCAQNGISSMSFRKVPSAVDSTASLTYAGKDEKDGAQQNNGAIFRASMDLTHPLAYGYNQPYVDLFKAGKNFPEKSKNPYATPFAYGEKPLQSGYISKENYAAIKNSAAVIVNTVGSGRVISIADNPNFRAFWLGGNKLLMNAIFFGRNIDPGSGRTE; from the coding sequence ATGAAACAGTTATGGTTAACGGCCCTTCTATTTACCAGCCTTACGGCGGGCGCGCAGGAACTCAACTATTACCTGCCCAAAGACATCAGTTATTCCGCTTCCATTCCCAAACCCAGGGACATCATTTACCATGAAGTCGGGGAATGGCATATCACCCATGACCGGTTGGTCAATTACATGAAGGCTATTGCAGCTGCAGCCCCAGACAGGGTGAAGCTTGTGACCATGGGACTCTCTTATGAAGCAAGGCCACAGGTATTGCTGATCATCACTTCCAAAAAGAACCATGAGAACCTGGAACAGATCAGGCAGCAACATGTCCAATTGACCGACCCCTCCAAATCGGGATCGCTCAATATCGACAACATGCCTGCAGTGGTATGGATCGGTCATTCCATCCATGGGAATGAGCCCAGTGGTGCCAATGCTGCATTGCTGACAGCCTATCACCTTGCTGCTGCACAAGGAAAGCAGATCGAGGAGATACTGGATAATGTGGTGATCCTGTTTGACCCTTCTTTCAATCCAGATGGATTGCAAAGGTTCTCCACCTGGGTGAACCAGCATAAGAGCAAGAACCTGGTGACCGACCCCAATTCGAGGGAATTCAGTGAAGTGTGGCCCGGTGGCAGGTTCAACCATTACTGGTTCGACCTTAACCGCGACTGGCTGCCGGCTGTTCATGTGGAAAGCCAGAACCGTTTGCAATACTTCCAGGACTGGAAGCCCAATATTCTGACCGACCATCATGAGCAGGGAAGCAATGCCACTTTCTTCTTCCAGCCTGGAGTACCGTCAAGGGTAAACCCATTGACACCGGAAAAGAACCAGGAGCTCACCGGCAAGATCGCCAGCTACCATGCAAAGGCTTTGGATAAGATCGGATCCCTCTATTTTACGAAGGAAAACTATGACGACTTCTATTATGGGAAAGGTTCTACTTACCCGGATGTGCAGGGTTGCATAGGCATCCTGTTTGAACAAGCATCTTCCAGGGGACATGCCCAACAAACAGCCAACGGGGTCTTGAAATTCCCCTTCACCATCCGTAACCAGTTCACTACCGCCCTTTCCACCCTGGAAGCGGCTGTAGCCTTGCGTAAGGAACTGCTCAGCTACCAGCGTGACTATTTCAAGATGACAGCACAGGAAGGCAGCAATGCCATCAGCAAAGCCTGGGTAATTGGCGACAACAATGACCAGGCCAGGACGAATATCTTCATTGAAATGCTGCTCAGGCACAAGATCGAAGTGTATGAGCTGGGTAGCAACCTGGCTGCAGATGGCCAGCAATTTGAAAAAGGGAAAGCCTATGTGATCCCTTCTGCTCAACCACAATACCGGTTGCTGAGGGGGATATTTGACAAGACACTAACGTATAAGGACAGCCTGTTCTACGATATCACTGCCTGGACCATGCCATTGGCTTACGGTCTGCCTTATGCGGAATTGAATGCGGCAAAATTCACCCCAGCCATCAAAGGTGCGAAGGTAGAACAGGCAAAAGCACTCAGGGGTGAAATGGTTGGCGCTGCCACTAACCTAGCCTATATTTTCGAATGGGATGAGATGTATGCACCAAAGATGTTGTATGAACTGATGGAGAACGGTATCAGTGCCAAGGTGGCCACAAGGCCATTTGAGGCAGTTACTGCAAATGGCAATAAAACATTTGATTACGGTAGCATCGTGGTACAGGTTCCCCTGCAAAAAACCGAAGGGGAAAAGCTTTTCAATACCATCAAAGCAGCCGCTGAAAAGAATGGCGTCAGGGTGTATTCGCTCAGTTCAGGAATGTCTGCTTCCGGTGTTGACCTGGGCAGTTCCAAATTCACCGGTGTTGGCAAGCCAACTATCGCCATGTTGGTCGGCACAGGTGTTTCCCCACTGGATGCAGGTGAGATCTGGCATATGCTGGACCAGCGATTCAACATTCCCCTGACCCACCTGGAGATCGGGACCTTTAACAGGGTGGAACTTAACAAGTACAATACCATCCTGATGGTGAGCGGCAATTACAACGAACTGAACAAGGATAAATTAAAGACCTGGGTACAAAATGGAGGAACGCTGATCTGTTTTGAGGATGCATTGCAGTGGTGTGCCCAGAACGGCATTTCAAGTATGAGCTTCAGGAAGGTGCCATCAGCGGTGGATAGTACCGCCAGCCTGACCTATGCCGGCAAGGATGAAAAGGACGGCGCACAACAGAACAATGGCGCTATATTCAGGGCAAGCATGGACCTTACCCATCCACTTGCCTATGGCTACAACCAACCCTATGTAGACCTTTTCAAGGCAGGAAAGAACTTCCCGGAGAAAAGCAAGAACCCCTATGCAACACCATTTGCCTATGGTGAGAAACCATTGCAAAGTGGCTATATCAGCAAGGAGAATTATGCTGCCATCAAGAATTCTGCTGCGGTCATCGTGAATACCGTGGGTTCGGGAAGGGTGATCTCCATCGCCGACAACCCGAATTTCAGGGCCTTCTGGCTAGGTGGTAACAAACTATTGATGAACGCCATCTTCTTTGGAAGGAATATAGACCCTGGCAGTGGTCGAACAGAATAG
- a CDS encoding ABC transporter ATP-binding protein — MEWLTVKGISRKENGKFVLEETSFDLVEGEKLAIAGETGSGKSTLLKIIGGLVQTESGEVRFRNKKVEGPLERLIPGYPGIAYLSQHFELRNNYWVEEILSYANQLEEGMAQNIFAICRIDHLLRRRTDQLSGGEKQRIALARLLVNSPKLLLLDEPFSNLDIGHRQVVRDVLRDISDELGITSILVSHDPVDLLSWASRIMVMKAGRILQEADPVSIYRTPINEYVATLFGACNIFTPQQSAQLKDIPGWVHQDLTVMLRHESILLQKQGGEGKEALVTNTDFFGAYDELELQVNGSTLRARCRQGQFHTGEILRLNIAPGACWHFPAV; from the coding sequence ATGGAATGGCTAACAGTTAAAGGGATAAGCAGGAAGGAGAACGGAAAGTTCGTGCTGGAAGAAACAAGTTTCGACCTGGTGGAAGGGGAAAAGCTTGCCATTGCAGGCGAAACTGGTTCGGGAAAGAGTACCCTGTTGAAGATCATAGGCGGACTGGTGCAAACTGAATCGGGTGAAGTGCGCTTCCGTAATAAAAAGGTGGAAGGGCCGCTGGAACGATTGATACCAGGGTATCCGGGCATTGCCTACCTTTCCCAGCATTTTGAATTGAGGAATAATTATTGGGTTGAAGAGATCCTTTCTTATGCCAACCAACTGGAAGAAGGAATGGCCCAGAATATCTTTGCCATTTGCCGTATCGATCACTTGTTGCGCAGGCGGACCGACCAGTTATCGGGCGGGGAGAAACAGCGGATCGCCCTGGCCAGGCTATTGGTGAATTCCCCTAAACTACTATTGCTGGACGAGCCTTTTTCCAACCTGGATATTGGTCACCGCCAGGTGGTCAGGGATGTGCTAAGGGATATCAGTGACGAACTGGGAATAACCAGTATCCTGGTGTCACATGATCCCGTGGACCTGCTTTCCTGGGCCAGCAGGATAATGGTCATGAAGGCGGGAAGGATTCTCCAGGAAGCTGATCCGGTAAGTATTTACCGGACCCCCATCAATGAATATGTCGCTACCTTGTTTGGTGCCTGCAATATTTTCACGCCGCAACAATCAGCTCAACTAAAAGATATCCCGGGTTGGGTACACCAGGACCTGACCGTTATGCTCCGGCATGAATCGATCCTCCTGCAAAAGCAGGGAGGAGAAGGCAAAGAGGCCCTTGTTACCAATACTGACTTTTTCGGCGCTTATGATGAATTGGAGCTGCAGGTGAACGGATCGACTTTAAGGGCCAGGTGCAGGCAGGGTCAGTTCCATACTGGAGAGATCCTCCGGCTTAACATAGCACCGGGAGCCTGCTGGCATTTTCCTGCAGTTTAA
- a CDS encoding serine hydrolase domain-containing protein produces MRLSLYFLGIVFASMLQAQSLRAQDASQQEPLTAMMRSFVEAYNTGDSASIRSMLQNAHAEPSIIDKAIMGNLEAYGFIGKVRLRSINPVEVNKVEAWVQELRYDAWWKFLIITDSLQHYQYRVIQPAQFTTPFIQKGQLGMDEVGTEVRKYLGRLVADSVFKGEVLIAKKGQVLFRDAFGYATDGKAPGTGRRFGMASLGKMFTGVAVLQLMEKGRLNLDDTIGKFLPQLNNPAIRARVTIRQLLTHTSGMGDFFEDSLYNQIKERLKTSLDYFPILERDQLQFEPGKGWAYSNSGFVLLGAIIESLTGRTYQQYITENICRPSGMANTEVGSGAGGGQSTINDLYAFAQALQSNKLLAKASTNLMMSYTTDGTWGLASIHHPIGKEKIVGHGGDYEKVCSDLGIYTQSGFVVIILSETDPPFAHFVADKVKELLIRE; encoded by the coding sequence ATGAGATTATCCTTATACTTCCTAGGTATTGTTTTCGCTTCTATGTTACAAGCCCAAAGCCTTCGCGCCCAGGATGCCAGTCAGCAGGAGCCATTGACCGCAATGATGCGAAGTTTTGTGGAAGCCTACAATACCGGCGACTCTGCAAGCATCCGGTCAATGCTGCAGAATGCCCATGCGGAACCTTCAATAATTGATAAAGCCATAATGGGAAACCTGGAAGCCTATGGTTTCATAGGAAAGGTCCGGCTGAGGAGTATCAACCCGGTTGAAGTGAATAAAGTGGAGGCTTGGGTACAGGAATTGCGATATGATGCCTGGTGGAAGTTCCTGATCATCACGGATTCTTTGCAACATTATCAATACAGGGTTATTCAACCGGCTCAGTTTACTACGCCCTTTATTCAAAAAGGACAACTGGGAATGGATGAGGTGGGGACTGAGGTGAGAAAATATCTGGGCAGACTGGTTGCTGACAGTGTATTCAAAGGGGAGGTTTTGATCGCGAAGAAAGGGCAGGTCCTGTTCCGTGATGCATTTGGATACGCAACTGACGGCAAAGCACCTGGAACAGGGAGGCGATTTGGGATGGCATCGCTTGGGAAAATGTTTACCGGTGTGGCTGTGCTGCAATTGATGGAAAAAGGAAGGCTTAACCTTGACGATACGATCGGCAAGTTCTTACCGCAGTTGAATAATCCTGCCATCAGGGCCAGGGTAACGATCAGGCAACTGCTGACCCATACTTCGGGTATGGGTGATTTCTTTGAGGATTCCCTCTACAACCAGATCAAGGAAAGGCTTAAGACTTCCTTGGACTATTTCCCCATTTTAGAGCGCGACCAGTTGCAATTTGAACCGGGGAAGGGTTGGGCTTACAGCAATTCTGGCTTTGTACTCCTTGGGGCGATTATTGAATCCTTAACGGGCAGAACCTACCAGCAATATATAACCGAGAATATCTGCAGGCCGTCCGGGATGGCCAATACGGAGGTAGGATCTGGTGCAGGTGGCGGCCAGTCAACGATCAATGACCTTTACGCGTTTGCACAGGCATTGCAATCCAACAAGTTGCTGGCAAAGGCATCCACCAATCTCATGATGAGTTATACAACAGATGGGACCTGGGGTTTGGCAAGCATTCACCATCCAATCGGGAAGGAAAAAATCGTGGGCCATGGTGGTGACTATGAAAAGGTTTGTTCCGACCTTGGTATCTATACCCAATCGGGCTTTGTTGTAATTATTCTTTCTGAGACCGATCCCCCATTTGCCCATTTTGTTGCGGATAAGGTAAAGGAACTACTGATCAGGGAATAG
- a CDS encoding cation-translocating P-type ATPase: protein MQETGAIKGLSSAEVIASRKLHGRNFANGQDHSRFWEAVKDVVTEPIFILLVVAALVYLGLGEYRESFIMLGSLAFVAGISLYQENRSRNAVDALNKLTAPKAKVLRDGLVMEIDAADLVIGDCMMLEDGNLVPADGELLKWNDLSVNESILTGESLPVVKGLTGDNKVFQGTMLLSGSCIARVNAIGKSTMLGKIGQSMGAIAVPQTPLQLQIRSFIRSMVAAGAIAFVIVWAVNYYLSGSILHGLLHGLTLAMSVLPEEIPVAFSTFMALGAYHLYKKNVIAKSPYTVETLGAATVICVDKTGTITQNAMELAAIYVYKDDRVIDYTILPFDYSEVLEFAMWASETDPFDRMEKVIHEVYERVSPTDRRKRFSMFHEYPLEGNYPIMTHAFRDGDGETIIASKGSVEGILAQCILDEAGKERVLARTRELASRGYRVLAVARYDGVMEKMPESQREFRFDLIGLICFYDPPKSNIRETISQFYNAGIEVKMITGDHAETAAAIAAQVGFKASPEVLTGSMVMGMDLPELQQRLKPVNILARMFPDAKLKVIEALKRNGEVVAMTGDGVNDGPALKASHIGISMGKGGSEVAKAAASLVLVDDDIGHMPTAVALGRKIYENLKKAIRYIISIHIPIILIVTLPLVLQWQFIDIFSPVHVIFLELIMGPTCSIVFENEPIEANSMNMPPRKLTTSFFSIRELSLSIVQGLMITLSSLLIGQYALRNGASPELARTMIYATLVLANIFLTLVNRSFYHSFITTLRYKNRLIPLVILVSLFILLVCIYFGPAQQVFKFTSLSIGEFGKCLLAAVLGVFWIEVIKFWIRRKG, encoded by the coding sequence ATGCAGGAAACCGGAGCCATTAAGGGATTGAGTTCAGCTGAAGTGATCGCCAGCAGGAAGTTGCATGGTCGCAATTTTGCCAATGGGCAGGATCATAGCCGGTTTTGGGAAGCGGTAAAGGATGTGGTGACCGAGCCCATCTTCATTTTGCTGGTGGTGGCCGCATTGGTTTATTTGGGCCTGGGTGAGTACAGGGAAAGCTTTATCATGCTGGGTTCACTTGCTTTTGTTGCCGGAATTTCCCTTTACCAGGAAAACAGGAGCAGGAATGCGGTGGATGCGTTGAATAAGTTAACAGCCCCAAAGGCGAAGGTGCTCCGTGATGGTTTAGTCATGGAAATAGATGCCGCCGACCTGGTGATTGGTGATTGCATGATGCTGGAAGATGGTAACCTGGTGCCGGCCGATGGCGAATTGTTGAAATGGAATGACCTCTCTGTCAATGAAAGCATATTGACCGGTGAGTCGCTTCCTGTTGTGAAGGGCTTAACGGGTGATAATAAGGTATTCCAGGGAACCATGTTGTTATCGGGCTCCTGCATTGCCAGGGTGAACGCTATCGGCAAGTCCACCATGCTGGGTAAGATCGGGCAATCCATGGGTGCCATTGCGGTTCCGCAAACGCCCCTCCAACTCCAGATCAGGAGTTTTATCCGTTCCATGGTAGCCGCAGGTGCCATTGCCTTCGTCATTGTATGGGCGGTCAACTATTATCTTTCCGGCAGTATCCTGCACGGGTTATTGCATGGCCTCACATTGGCCATGTCAGTGTTGCCTGAAGAGATCCCGGTAGCCTTCAGCACTTTCATGGCATTAGGCGCCTATCATCTTTACAAGAAGAATGTCATTGCTAAAAGTCCCTATACGGTTGAAACCCTGGGCGCCGCTACGGTCATTTGTGTGGATAAGACTGGTACGATCACGCAGAATGCTATGGAATTGGCAGCTATCTATGTATACAAAGATGACAGGGTGATCGATTATACAATACTGCCTTTTGATTATTCCGAAGTCCTTGAGTTTGCCATGTGGGCCTCTGAGACCGATCCCTTCGACCGCATGGAAAAGGTCATCCATGAAGTGTATGAGCGGGTTTCTCCAACGGACAGGCGTAAGCGCTTTTCCATGTTCCATGAATACCCGCTGGAGGGTAATTATCCCATCATGACCCATGCTTTCCGTGATGGGGATGGGGAAACCATTATTGCCAGTAAGGGAAGTGTGGAGGGTATCCTGGCACAATGCATCCTGGATGAGGCGGGTAAGGAAAGGGTACTGGCAAGGACAAGGGAACTGGCCTCCAGGGGTTATCGGGTGTTGGCGGTGGCCAGGTATGATGGTGTAATGGAGAAGATGCCTGAATCCCAGCGCGAGTTCCGTTTTGACCTCATAGGGCTCATTTGTTTTTATGATCCTCCCAAGTCAAATATCCGGGAGACCATTAGCCAGTTCTACAATGCAGGTATTGAAGTTAAAATGATCACGGGTGACCATGCTGAAACGGCGGCAGCGATCGCCGCCCAGGTAGGCTTTAAGGCCAGCCCTGAGGTCCTGACGGGATCGATGGTGATGGGTATGGATTTGCCGGAACTGCAGCAAAGACTGAAGCCGGTGAACATTTTGGCCCGCATGTTCCCTGATGCCAAACTAAAGGTGATCGAAGCATTGAAAAGGAATGGGGAAGTGGTGGCCATGACGGGTGATGGTGTGAACGATGGACCTGCCCTGAAAGCTTCCCATATCGGGATCTCTATGGGCAAGGGCGGGAGTGAAGTGGCCAAGGCAGCTGCCTCGCTGGTATTGGTGGACGATGATATTGGCCATATGCCTACGGCTGTGGCACTTGGAAGGAAGATCTACGAAAATCTCAAGAAAGCGATCCGCTATATCATATCGATCCATATTCCCATTATCCTGATCGTTACCCTCCCATTGGTCTTGCAGTGGCAATTCATTGATATTTTTTCCCCTGTGCATGTGATATTCCTGGAATTGATCATGGGTCCAACCTGTTCCATCGTATTCGAGAATGAACCCATTGAGGCCAATTCCATGAACATGCCACCAAGGAAATTGACCACCAGCTTTTTCTCCATCCGTGAGTTATCGCTGAGTATAGTGCAGGGATTGATGATCACCCTATCCAGTCTGCTCATTGGCCAGTATGCCTTGCGTAATGGCGCTTCACCTGAACTTGCCCGCACCATGATCTATGCGACACTGGTACTGGCCAATATTTTCCTTACCCTGGTCAACCGTTCTTTTTACCACTCCTTCATCACCACACTTCGTTACAAGAACCGTTTGATTCCCCTGGTGATCCTTGTTTCTTTATTCATCCTCCTGGTCTGCATCTATTTTGGGCCCGCCCAGCAGGTGTTCAAATTCACTTCCCTGTCCATTGGTGAATTCGGGAAATGCTTGTTGGCTGCGGTACTAGGTGTGTTCTGGATAGAAGTCATTAAGTTTTGGATAAGAAGGAAGGGATAG